A single genomic interval of Daucus carota subsp. sativus chromosome 1, DH1 v3.0, whole genome shotgun sequence harbors:
- the LOC108204704 gene encoding carboxyl-terminal-processing peptidase 2, chloroplastic produces the protein MVLLGCSVRPGNSSLLLSSNPNFSYKVHSNSFVVSSVEIKIWNCLSCVRLNASVRQQRFVIQSVRRDRSSHLGLHGIYFRNSGKFSARVRRSVKSLVSFRERFPVIVLQFVVGVMLFMAVAVPVSKSPSWALTEENLLFLEAWRTIDRAYVDKTFNGQSWFRYRENALRNEPMNNREETYVAIRKMLGTLDDPFTRFLEPEKFKSLRSGTKGALTGVGLSIGYPTKNDSSPPGLVVISSAPGGPANRAGVLSGDIIMAIDSTSTETMDIYDAAERLQGTDGSAVELKISSGPTVRHLSLRREKVSLNPVKSRICETSGAGKDASRIGYIKLSSFNENASGAVREAIDDMRRNNVSAFVLDLRDNSGGLFPEGIKIAEIWLDKGVIVYICDSRGVRDIYDTDGSNAIAASEPLVVLVNKGTASASEILAGALKDNKRAVLLGEPTFGKGKIQSVFELSDGSGMAVTVARYETPAHTDINKVGIIPDYPLPASFPKDEDYLCGCLQDPISSCFLDRVGLFLR, from the exons ATGGTGCTACTTGGATGCTCTGTTCGCCCTGGTAATTCATCTCTACTGCTTTCGTCAAACCCTAACTTCTCCTACAAG GTGCACTCGAATTCTTTTGTTGTTAGCTCTGTAGAGATTAAAATTTGGAATTGTTTATCATGTGTTCGATTAAATGCCTCTGTGAGACAACAAAGATTTGTTATCCAGTCAGTGAGGAGGGATAGGAGTTCGCATTTAGGTTTACATGGTATTTATTTTCGGAATTCGGGGAAATTTAGTGCGCGTGTGAGGAGAAGTGTGAAAAGTTTGGTTAGTTTTCGAGAGAGGTTTCCGGTGATTGTTCTTCAGTTTGTTGTTGGAGTCATGCTGTTCATGGCTGTTGCTGTGCCTGTTTCCAAGTCTCCGTCAT GGGCTCTTACGGAAGAGAATCTTCTATTTTTGGAGGCTTGGAGGACGATTGACCGTGCATATGTTGACAAAACGTTCAATGGTCAAAGTTGGTTTAGGTACCGAGAGAATGCACTTCGCAATGAACCGATGAACAACCGTGAAGAGACAT ATGTGGCTATAAGGAAGATGCTTGGTACGCTGGATGACCCATTCACGCGGTTCTTGGAGCCTGAAAAATTTAAAAGTCTTCGG TCTGGGACGAAAGGTGCTCTGACAGGAGTAGGACTTTCAATTGGTTATCCAACAAAAAATGATAGTTCTCCTCCTGGATTGGTGGTTATTTCTTCTGCTCCAGGGGGTCCTGCAAATAGGGCTGGAGTTTTATCAGGGGATATAATTATGGCAATTGACAGTACAAGTACGGAGACCATGGACATCTATGATGCAGCAGAGCGTTTGCA GGGCACTGATGGGAGTGCAGTAGAACTAAAAATCAGTAGTGGACCCACGGTGAGGCATCTATCATTGAG GCGTGAGAAGGTTTCGCTAAATCCTGTGAAGTCAAGGATTTGTGAGACATCTGGTGCAGGGAAAGATGCTTCAAGGATTGGATATATCAAACTATCTTCATTTAATGAAAATGCATCGG GGGCAGTTAGGGAAGCAATTGACGATATGAGGAGAAATAATGTCAGTGCATTTGTCTTGGACCTTCGCGATAATAG TGGCGGTCTATTTCCTGAAGGAATTAAAATTGCCGAGATCTG GCTGGACAAGGGAGtgattgtgtatatatgtgacaGCCGGGGTGTTCGAGATATATATGACACAGATGGAAGCAATGCTATAGCAGCTTCAGAACCTCTAGTTGTGCTG GTGAACAAAGGCACTGCTAGTGCTAGTGAAATCTTAGCTGGTGCACTGAAAGACAATAAACGAGCAGTTTTATTAGGAGAGCCTACATTTGGCAAAGG GAAAATTCAATCAGTGTTTGAGCTATCAGATGGTTCTGGCATGGCAGTTACAGTTGCTCGTTATGAGACCCCTGCCCACACTGATATCAACAAG GTGGGTATAATTCCGGACTATCCATTGCCGGCATCATTTCCTAAAGACGAAGACTATTTGTGCGGCTGCCTCCAAGACCCTATATCCAGCTGCTTTCTTGACAGAGTGGGTTTATTTTTAAGATGA